One Mesorhizobium sp. J428 DNA segment encodes these proteins:
- a CDS encoding sulfite oxidase-like oxidoreductase, protein MTEPSDETKLTRTKRKWAAEGKFLTGKVARAEHERLPPGQHLVRDWPILDLGMTPQVSEQSFRLDVTGAVEHPVSWNFSQFKAQRQTSFVTDIHCVTTWSRYDNRWDGVSTRDLLDIVMPRAEARFVELYSSDGYTTNLTIEDFAAEDAIVAHSWEGKPLTRDHGGPVRLVVPHLYFWKSAKWINRIHFLDRNKPGFWERNGYHDRGDPWNEERYS, encoded by the coding sequence ATGACCGAACCTAGCGACGAGACCAAGCTTACCCGAACCAAGCGCAAATGGGCGGCCGAAGGGAAGTTCCTGACCGGCAAGGTCGCAAGGGCCGAGCATGAGCGCCTGCCGCCTGGCCAGCATCTCGTGCGCGACTGGCCGATCCTCGACCTCGGCATGACGCCGCAGGTGTCGGAGCAGTCGTTCCGGCTCGACGTGACCGGCGCGGTCGAACACCCGGTCAGCTGGAACTTCTCGCAGTTCAAGGCGCAGCGGCAGACGAGCTTCGTCACCGACATCCACTGCGTGACCACCTGGTCGCGCTATGACAACCGCTGGGACGGCGTGTCGACCCGAGACCTGCTCGACATCGTCATGCCGCGTGCGGAGGCGCGCTTCGTGGAGCTGTATTCCAGCGACGGTTACACGACCAACCTGACGATCGAGGACTTCGCGGCGGAAGACGCGATCGTCGCACATAGTTGGGAAGGCAAGCCGCTGACGCGCGACCATGGCGGGCCGGTGCGTCTCGTGGTGCCGCATCTCTATTTCTGGAAGAGCGCTAAATGGATCAACCGCATCCATTTCCTCGACCGCAACAAGCCCGGCTTCTGGGAGCGCAACGGTTATCACGACCGCGGCGATCCCTGGAACGAGGAACGCTATTCGTGA
- a CDS encoding LysE family translocator, with the protein MTFETWLAFAAASAVLLVIPGPTILLVVSYALGQGWRTALPMAVGVALGDFTAMTLSMLGIGALLMASATLFTMLKWIGAAYLIWLGIKLFRAGGTLGAEPQRDATSAVKMLAHAWLVTALNPKSITFFVAFLPQFLDRHAGFWTQMAIFEATFLVLAFCNAFGYALVAARARGVFASERAIRIFNRTGGSLLVGAGVATVAIRQGN; encoded by the coding sequence ATGACGTTCGAAACCTGGCTCGCCTTCGCCGCCGCTTCGGCGGTGCTGCTGGTCATCCCCGGCCCGACCATCCTGCTCGTCGTCTCCTATGCGCTGGGGCAGGGCTGGCGCACGGCGCTGCCGATGGCCGTCGGTGTCGCGCTTGGCGACTTCACTGCCATGACCCTGTCGATGCTGGGCATCGGCGCGTTGCTGATGGCCTCGGCGACACTGTTCACCATGCTCAAGTGGATCGGTGCGGCCTACCTCATCTGGCTGGGGATAAAGCTCTTCCGCGCTGGCGGGACGCTCGGGGCGGAGCCGCAGCGCGATGCGACCAGCGCCGTGAAGATGCTGGCGCATGCCTGGCTGGTCACGGCGCTCAACCCCAAGAGCATCACCTTCTTCGTTGCCTTCCTGCCGCAGTTTCTCGACCGCCACGCCGGCTTCTGGACGCAGATGGCGATCTTCGAGGCGACTTTCCTCGTGCTCGCCTTCTGCAATGCCTTCGGCTACGCACTGGTCGCGGCGCGCGCCCGCGGCGTGTTCGCCAGCGAGCGCGCCATCCGCATCTTCAATCGGACGGGTGGCTCGCTGCTCGTCGGCGCCGGCGTGGCGACAGTGGCGATACGGCAGGGAAACTAG
- a CDS encoding tetratricopeptide repeat protein, producing the protein MRDRLGNIVTGADEASLEHYERGLRQLQTFTGDPVASANAAISESPGFVMAQMLKAWLYALSTDKAAMDVARQIYTTVRNLPITAREAGHVAALGRLVGGEWNGAGETLAAVARDFPHDALALQAGHQIDFFTGNAPMLRDRIAGALPHWDNAMPGYHALLAAHAFGLEETGDYIAAEAAGRKAVELEPHDGWGQHAVAHVMEMQCRQADGIGWMRTAFANGADDSFMKVHNWWHLALFHYDLGQHDEVFSLYDGPIYGDYSTLALNMVDAAALLWRLHLGGVAAGERWQVLADNWTPFAGDGNYAFNDMHAMMAFAAAGRTDAARALLAAQEAAAEAGGDNAGFTRDIGLPATRGILAFEDGDYKTAAELLGPIRAIAHRFGGSHAQRDVIDLTLIEAAIRLGDAATARKLTEERMIARPHSPLSAIFRDRAAAISVDP; encoded by the coding sequence ATGCGCGACAGACTGGGCAACATCGTCACCGGCGCGGACGAGGCGTCGCTCGAACATTACGAGCGGGGACTGCGCCAGCTGCAGACCTTCACTGGCGATCCCGTGGCCTCCGCCAATGCGGCGATCTCGGAATCGCCCGGCTTCGTCATGGCGCAGATGCTGAAGGCCTGGCTCTACGCCCTGTCGACCGACAAGGCGGCGATGGACGTGGCACGGCAGATCTACACGACCGTCAGGAACCTGCCGATCACCGCGCGCGAGGCCGGCCATGTCGCGGCACTCGGCCGACTCGTCGGCGGCGAGTGGAACGGCGCGGGCGAGACGCTTGCCGCGGTCGCACGCGATTTTCCGCACGACGCACTGGCGCTCCAGGCCGGCCACCAGATCGACTTCTTCACCGGCAACGCGCCGATGCTGCGCGACCGGATCGCCGGCGCGCTGCCGCATTGGGATAATGCAATGCCGGGCTATCACGCCTTGCTTGCCGCCCATGCCTTCGGTCTCGAAGAGACGGGTGACTACATCGCCGCAGAGGCTGCGGGCCGAAAGGCGGTCGAACTCGAACCGCATGACGGATGGGGCCAGCACGCGGTGGCCCATGTCATGGAGATGCAATGCCGCCAGGCCGACGGCATCGGCTGGATGAGGACGGCCTTCGCCAACGGCGCTGACGACAGCTTCATGAAGGTGCACAACTGGTGGCACCTCGCCCTGTTCCATTACGATCTCGGCCAGCACGACGAGGTGTTCTCGCTTTATGACGGGCCTATCTATGGCGACTACTCGACGCTGGCACTGAATATGGTCGATGCGGCAGCACTTCTATGGCGGCTGCATCTCGGCGGCGTGGCAGCAGGCGAGCGTTGGCAGGTGCTGGCGGACAACTGGACGCCGTTCGCCGGCGACGGCAACTACGCGTTCAACGATATGCACGCGATGATGGCCTTCGCCGCCGCCGGACGCACGGATGCCGCAAGAGCCTTGCTCGCTGCGCAGGAGGCGGCGGCGGAGGCGGGCGGCGACAATGCCGGCTTCACCCGCGACATCGGCCTCCCGGCGACGCGCGGCATCCTCGCCTTCGAGGATGGTGACTACAAGACCGCGGCCGAACTGCTCGGCCCGATCCGCGCCATCGCCCACCGCTTCGGCGGCAGCCACGCCCAGCGTGACGTGATCGATCTCACGCTGATCGAGGCCGCCATCCGCTTGGGAGATGCTGCAACGGCGCGGAAGCTGACGGAAGAACGCATGATCGCACGGCCGCACAGCCCGCTGTCGGCAATCTTCCGCGATCGGGCGGCGGCGATCAGCGTCGACCCTTGA
- a CDS encoding MBL fold metallo-hydrolase codes for MTPAEWYRLSDAGHGVTRIAEPYVDPYYSANLYFVRGRDRDLLVDAGMGILPLKPVLPLTEGKPVLALATHIHVDHVGALHEFADRAGLAAEAALYETMPDHATYAEEYRERETPVTRLPIPGWEITDYRLQPAPLTLPLKEGDRVDLGDRSFAVLELPGHSPCIALFDEANGVLFAGDAIYDDQLLDDMPCSDKAAYRATMRRLIDEVDAKVVFGGHGEPFDGERMREIARSYLNSGSGV; via the coding sequence GTGACGCCGGCCGAATGGTACCGCCTGTCGGACGCGGGCCACGGTGTCACCCGCATCGCTGAGCCCTATGTCGATCCCTATTACAGCGCCAACCTCTATTTCGTGCGCGGCCGCGACCGTGACCTCCTGGTCGACGCGGGCATGGGCATTCTGCCGCTCAAGCCCGTGCTGCCGCTGACCGAGGGCAAGCCGGTTCTCGCGCTCGCCACGCATATCCACGTCGACCATGTCGGCGCTCTGCATGAGTTTGCCGACCGCGCGGGGCTTGCCGCCGAAGCCGCGCTCTACGAGACGATGCCGGACCATGCGACCTACGCCGAGGAGTATCGCGAGCGCGAGACGCCCGTGACGCGGCTGCCCATACCGGGATGGGAAATCACCGACTATCGCCTCCAGCCTGCGCCTTTGACGCTGCCGCTCAAGGAGGGCGACCGCGTCGACCTCGGCGACCGGTCGTTCGCCGTGCTCGAACTGCCCGGCCACTCGCCCTGCATCGCGCTGTTCGACGAGGCGAACGGCGTGCTGTTCGCTGGCGACGCGATCTATGACGACCAGCTTCTCGACGACATGCCCTGCAGCGACAAGGCCGCCTACCGCGCGACGATGCGACGGCTGATCGACGAGGTCGACGCGAAGGTGGTCTTCGGCGGACATGGCGAACCGTTCGATGGCGAACGGATGCGCGAGATCGCGCGAAGTTATCTGAATAGCGGCAGCGGCGTCTGA